From the Juglans microcarpa x Juglans regia isolate MS1-56 chromosome 7D, Jm3101_v1.0, whole genome shotgun sequence genome, the window ttgtttggtagGTTGGGAATTTTCATtggattttttgtttggataatgattaggtaaagattaaataaaaaagtcgaagatttgaaattgaattttttttttttttttttttttttttgtgatgtttGAGAACGAAATTATGTGAAGTTTTGAGTATATGTGTCTAAATAATCCCTAAACTTAGATACGTTattttgatgcatttttttggcATGACCGGACCCCaacaatatatatgattgaaTGGCTTACGATGATGGCTTAGGTATTGATACGATGCTCAGATgctcatccataaaataaataataaataaagcttATAAGATGTAAGTAAAGAGAGAACAAGATTTATGTGATTTGACATAAAAGTCTATTTCTACAGATTGTTTGGAGGTGAAATCTAATATGTtggatgattttacaatctcatATAACCTCTCGTAACTACCGATATAATGAATGAAATAAGGTTTTTGAGTGgttgaaaaatatgattttgcCATAGAAATCTAGAGGAGAGAGCTAATAAATCTACCTTGATTTGTAGagattcatttcttttatagaGATCTATTTCATTCTTTAAAGTAGTTTAGTCATGCTTTACCTTATATCACTTTGACCTTTTTATATACTATTCAACCTCGATTGATTTTATCTCCTAATTGTCTTATCTCTTCACTTTCAATagaatgaaaatgttgaatttttcACTGAGGTCCTTTCCTTCCTTTAAGGGTAAGGTGGATGTCCTTTCTTTCTTGAAGAAAGGTAAGGCGGTGGTTAGGTTTTCTGTACTTCATCTTGGGTGAGATAGTGTGTAAACTGTAAGTATGGCTGAAGAACTGGAACAATTGTGGGAAGGATTTTCACTAACAGAGGAAGAGCAAGAAGTAGTAAAATTTACAGAAGAAGAGACAAGAAGATCTAATATGCGTGGTCAAAACTGGTTACTAATACTAGTTCTGCTGGAAAAAAACATCAACAAAGAAGCCTTCAAAGCTACTATGACTAAACTCTGGAACCCAGAAGGTTGGCTTATTTTTAACGAGGTGGGAcataatagattttatattgaatttcagAAAGGTATGGATATGGATAGAGTTCTTAATGGAAGACCTTGGTCTTTTGACAAATTTTTAATCTGTATACAAAAGTTTGACAGTAATACTTCTCCTAGTTATATGAATTTTACTCATGACGTTTTGTATAGATCTCAAGAGTTAAAATGGATATTACTAAACCCTTGCTAGAGGACGGATGATCAATATTGGAGGGAATCAAAgattgattgaatttaaatatgaaaggtTACCTCTGTTCTGTTTTCTGTGTGGTACCATCAAGCATATAGACAGGGTCTGTGGCTTGGAAAAGGCTAGAAGGAACACAATAGGAATAGGCAAGGCTCAATATGGCCAATAGTTGAGGGCTTCACTAGCAATTTCTATTGGATCTGGAGAAAAAAGATTTGGGGCTAGAAGCAAAACTCAGCTTGATCACTTTCCTTTATTTGATGAAGGTAATGAAACAAGGGGAGGCTTAGTTAATCTGGCTGACAAACCATGGGAGGATATTGTACAGAAGAATATTGGTAACATTGAAGAAGACAAGTCAATATCAGCAAACCAGTTGCATTCTGAGTTAAACATCAAGGGTGGTCTACAGGAGGAATCTAGCATACTTTTGAGGAATGGGGCTTCCAGCTCATCTGAGATTGAGGAAATTGTTAATAAAGGAAAAAGTTGGAAGAAAAGAGCAAGAGCAGTACCTTTGGCTAGGGATATTGATATGTTATAAATCCTTACTCCAATAATATTGAATATACTACTGTCCTGTAACTCCTGTTTCCCAGCTCTGCATACAAACAACCATTAATTCAATAATCTCTTCTGTCTGTTATAAGAATGAAGCTCCATGGCCGTAAACTACTACTTACCCAATCACTCTTTTCACTCCAACCCATCACCAATACTCCAACGCCACCGCCCAGGTCACCAGCTTCCGGCACATTGCAGTCACCTAGCAGAACTTATACCTTCATGCAGTCCCCCGTGGTGCTCGTAGTCCTGCCCGTCATCCTCCTCGCTCTTTTCCTCTTCGGCTGCATCTCCAAGTACTGCATGCACCAACTCCCAGACAACGAGTCACATCCCCGCCGACGAGAACCTGGCCAGGAAGCAGCGACATCGAGTTTGTCTCCTGGGTCGGACACCAACCTGCGTAAAGGAATCGACCTGAAGAAGATTGGGGCTCTGCCGGTGTACTCTTACGGTGGGAATTCAGACGACAAATGCTACGAGATCACGGACTGCGCGATTTGTCTGAGCGAGTTCCAGCAGAAAGAGGCCGTGAAGACGATACCGTTTTGCAAGCACGTGTTTCCTCCAGGCTGCATTGACACGTGGCTATCTTCGCACGTGACGTGCCCAGTTTGCCGGTCCATCCAGTGATCCGAAGTTGGGTGTGAGGGAATCGGAGAAAATATGTCGAGTGGGGAGTAACGAGACATGTATAGAAGTGACGAGGGAGATGGTATTGGGTATTAGGTGGAACAGTAGCTGCTCCAGTTTAGGAGATCGATCGAGCGGTGTTACAAAGAACATCCGGCCAGTTTGTAGCCTTGCAcataagtttgtttttttggtaCTTCTTCTACATATATAGTTCCCAACTAGTTACGATACATGTTTAGTTCAACGCATTCATTTAGGACTCATTTGATTACCTACgtaaaaagagataagaaatttatgaatagtaataaaataatttgaattaaaatttttatgagattttaagaaAGGAAAAGTCTAAAAACAAGCGATTATGCGCACTGAAGTGCTGACatggaatgaatttaatgaaacggtgtgtTTCATTTTAGTCGTTTGGGGCGAGAAATAAATTTGGATCGAATTgcaaaatgaaggaaaaaaatacaaaacgcAATGCACTGTTTCACACTTTCTCCTCCATTCTCGCCAAAATAATAaggctctctcttttctctcttttcattctctatttcttttttaaaaagcaaTGTCAATTCTCGGTCTCTCCTccatcaaatttcattttttttttctttaagattGTTAAAATATAGACGCACATGTTGTCTTCATAAGTGTTGGGCATAAAtacttataaaacaaaaaataagtgcTCGACATAAAACACAGATTTGACACAGATTATGAAGAGGACCAAAGCTGAACTTAAAACTAATTTTCCCTCAAAAGCAAGAACAGAGAGTAAAGTAGTGCCCACTGCCTTCatcagaaaaagagaaaaaataaacgCATAAATCCTAATTAATCCTAGAAAGTGGGTGACTCTTTTAGAGCAAAAGCTCCTCTCTTTTTCACTCCTCATGGCTGATATTTAACCCCTTCTTACGAGAGTTTTAACACTAAAGTATGCTTCTTTTTGTACATTCAGATGGTTCACATTTTTCGCTCTTAGAAGTATTAGTTGCAAAaacagaataaataaataaatatgtttttgtaCTCTTACTTCACATCAACCTCGCTGTCACGCGCAGATGAATAAATTTGGAGAGACGGAGGGAAGCAGCTGCTCAATTTGGGGAGGAAAGGAAGCTAGGGAGGGAGACAcaggatttctttttttttaattgcttttgTCTTCTTACTTTCGATAATTACACAAATGCCCCCAAAGCCTGCCATGTCACCTTTCGGTACGCAATTGGTACGTAGTTCTGCTTGTACCTAGAagaattctttaagaaatgagagagaaaaatttaaataaaaaaattgtaaatttaaaagaggattagaatataattttttaatataatttttattttaaaatttaaaaaagttgaatttttttgtattttatctgaaagtttgaaaaagttgtactACTTAGGTAAAgaatagatgaaaaatttgaaaatttgaaaatttaaaattagtgtttgaatgttgagataagataaaatgggTTTCAAAGATTTGTGAAACTAAATCAAGCCTTAGTTGATAGAGACTTTCGTTCAGGACATAGTATACTTaaaacttataaagaaaaacaaagcttGGATACTACaactaaaaccatctcaaccaatctcatctcatctcatcattataaattttacaaattttcacataaaatataataaacaattcaactttttcaaatcccaaaacaataataatattaaaaaaaatattttaacaatattttattcaactttcatctaaaaccatctcatctcatcttactatccaaactcaAGCTAAGAATCTAACTTTATGCTTGAGACATTTGATTTCAGCCTATATCCGATGTTTTCCTCTATGTTTTCTTCTCATTGTTGGCTAGAATTTGGGTGAAGAAAAAGTCTAAACACAGGTATAACGTTGTAGAAGCAAACAACCAAGAAGGATTTGTGCGACTGTTGTGGGTTAGGGTTCGGCGTCGAAGAAGGAAGGGGCTTAAGGTTAGGGATGGAAAAGTGGCAGTTTTCTCTCTTAGTaggattttcttttctgttaAATGCACAATTTCAAAGACGCACACAACGTTGTGTTTCATTAAACAAGGGGATGTCATGCGCGAGGCCTACACCGTTATGCTTGTGTTTagactttttctttaaaataattaagttgaaatgattCATTGAATACTTGGATATCATTGCTAGAAAAACTAATTAATGTTGAGAAGTGTTACTTTcacaaagaaattacataaaagtaaatttacaaattgacataagttcatatgatacgttaaatctactttataataaaagtagttttataatctaatatattatatcaagttTCGTCTGTTTGTAAATTTCCTTTTATAATATCTCTTTATTACTAAAGCATTTATCTTTAATGTCTATCAAAGTTTGAAGTGTTACAAGTACAAATCTTCATGTTACGAGTAAAATATCCTATTAGAAGACAAATACAATTTGTAAACATTTTATCATCTTTTCCAAATATGCTATCGAATTATTGATAGAGCGATTCCAAAACAttcttagtatttttttattacatctTAGTGTTACATGAACCTACACATGTTATAGTCAATCTTCAAACAAGTTAATACTTATAACAGGGAAAATTCTCAGGCACCCACTAATGTGCTCTCAAAAGTAAGACTATTCATCCAGGCCGAATTTTTATCCGGCCCGGTCTGGAACCCAGTTATCCGGGTTCCGATTACGAGTACagtttccatttaaaaaaaaaattgcaactcAAGGATTCACAAAGATGGAAGACCTCTCTCGTTCTCTCTCATCTAAACACTGCCCTTTGCTCCAGTCGAAACCCtcctccttctcttcttcttcttgttctcttcttcctccttctcaCATCTTTCTAGCTTTCTTCTCGCAAGCCTATCACTGGGTTCCTGTGTTCCACTGCCATGGTTTGGTCGTTCGTCCCTTTATGAGATCCTCGATGGGTGGCCTTCAAGAACCACCATGGTCGTAGCAAGACGTGGCTTTgagttgtttttgcttttttgttcTAGATCTACTCTTAGATCTGATCCCATAAttcgtattttattttatatttatttgtagatCTAGAATCCTTGGCTGTCCATCTCTTCGTGAGATCCTCTATGGGCTGCCTTCAAGAACCACCATGGCCACCGAAAGATGTGGCTTTGagctgtttttgttttattgttctAGATCTACTCTTAGATTTGATCTCataatttgcattttattttctatttatctttaaatcttaaaatcctTTATGTGCTCTAATATATGGGTATTGTTGCTTCAGTTTGGATTTAGGGGTTCCATTTTAGATCTGGTGATTGGAAAACTgatttcccctttttcttttaaaaaaatacatttatttttttggaatttattgCAGATTCTTTTCAAACATGCAAGCGCTCGGTTTTTGAACAAGCAAGTGAAGTTGTTGAAATCGCAGAAGTTCTCTCCTGAATTAGAGCATCTGGTTTGTTTTCTTTGCCTTGAATGGATGTCtctttttcatttacttttcGTTTAGTGGGATCAAGAACTACATATTCTGTATTTGACTAAATTCAATCAAATTTGCACTGATGTACTATGTCATAGCTGGGTAACTGGAGCAAGAGTCTCTTTTTTGTACTTCTTTCATGTTGTTTGTTTCTCTGGTTAGAGAGGGATTTATTCAGGTACCTTCATCTACAATCCAgttgcatttaaaattactcTCAAGTTATAGCAAGATAGATACTTTCtccaaaaaaattagaatttttatatatttagaatctCGCCAGTGAAAATTTGAACTTTTGTTAGTGTTCAAGAGTTGGTCAAACAATAACCAAAAGTTTTTTCTTGGCTAAATTTGAACATTAAGTTGAACTGATGAAAGTGCAAGCTGATCAAGTTTATGTGATTTAATTGGTCTTAGACTGGTTAAAAATTCAATTGCTTAAGCTAGAGAGATGTAGCtgtgtttgtttttgtgtttgctTCGATGCCATCTTAGAGAAGAGGATCCCTTTAGTCCTTAACATGGGAGCCTTACACATGGTTAACTTTGGAGCTAAAGATACCATACCATCTAATTTTCAGGAGAGAGATTTATGAGCAAAATAAGCAGGCGAGTAAGtctaaaagctttttttttttttttctctctttggtCTTTCTCATGTTGTCATTCTAGCATAATATTAGGCATTTGAGTACTTCCATGCTCAAGATgctattaaaaatttgttacGCACCCTCTACTCAAATGAGAACTAGAACAAATAAATGCAACGGAAGGAAACAACTTGcagaaatggaaacaagaacAAATGCACGACAGATGATGGcccaagaatatatttcaattctTGGAGAGATTTTTGAGCAATCTCTAAAGCTCCAACACTTCAGTTTTGCTATGCAAATTTTACACACCTTTATCTACAATAGACTTACTATTTATACACAAAAAAGCTCTACAAGTAACTAACTGATTAACTAACAGATTTCTATTACAAGGAATTACTCAAAAACGACACCACTTTATTCATCTTCAGACTGCCCCCCATTACATCGACACGCACCGTTTCATTTAAAGGAATCCCAAAACGCCCCGTATTGATCAATCTGTTAAATTTGTTACTCCACTTCGTTCCACTTGTTGCACTGCACATTCCACTTCACGCCATGCCTTCAACCAGCACACACTTTACATTCTCCACCCCTTACAAATGAgtccaattttcaaaatttgatgattttggcTTTAAAATCTTGgcattggattcaccatatgctcAAATGTCAAGATTTTAGCTACAGTacattcatcttcatcttcaaatttgaagactcactattcacactctataaccattattttatttatttaaatgattgtttcccaattttgagccacaatatatttaagttaggaaataataatttaaatatcaaattaaattattaattaatatatagttagtgtaattgtaaaatataaaaaaaaataaattaaaaatattattattaacaaaataatattatattattattttgatgaatctaatggctaatctaatgtggagttatggatagaaaggttttggatttatgaaaaacatgtacttttcatccaattttgaagatgaaaatgatgaatccaatgctaatgctcttaaaGGACTTTCCCACAAAGCCTTCAACCAGCACACACTTTCAAGAGGAACACACTTGCCCACAAGATGTGGGTTAAGTTACCTTAATTTCCATAAGCTCTCCCAAGAGGAATCCTCATCTACAGCTCCTACCCAACTCACCAATACCTCTGTCACAGCCTGGTTACCCCTCTTTTGAATTCTTCTAGCCAATATCTTATGAGGTTCAGGTTGTAGTTGCCCACTGGAATCAGTAGGAGGTAACGTTGGCAATGGAACAACATTCTGACCAATCTTCTTTTTTAAGCATGAAACATGAAAAACTGGATGTATTTTATATGAACTGGGCAAATCAAGTTTGTATGCTACAGACCCCAACTTCTGCACAATCTGAAAAAGGGTCATAAAATCGTGGAGCTATGTTCATATTGTGCCTCACTGCTACTGCCTTCTGCCTATAAGGTTGCAACCTCAAGAAGACCCAATCACCCACTTGAAAGGACCTTTCAGTTCTGTTCATTTCAGCATAaaatttcattatattttgtgcTTTTTTCATGTTATCCTTCAATAAACTCAACAATTCTTCCCTTGATTTTAATTGCTTGTCAACAGCATCATAAGAGGAGGTGTCTGGCACATAAGCCAGCAACTTAGGAGGCCCATATCCATAAAGAGCTTCAAATGGAGTTGTTTGAACTGAAGAGTGCACagtggtgttataacaccactTAGCCATTGGTAAGCATGAAGTCCACTCCTTAGGTTTATGACTGCAATAACATCTCAAGTAACCTTCCAAACATTTGTTCAAGGCTTCTGTTTGACCATCTGATTGAGGATGGTATGAAGAACTGGAGTCCAAAGATACCCCTTGTAGCTGAAACAACTTCCTCCAAAAAGGGCTAGTGAAAACTTTATCACGATCAGAAACAATTGATCTGGGCAGGCCATGCAATTTAAACACCCCAGCAAAAAATACTTGAGCAACTTTAACAACTGTGTAGGGATgtgaaagaggaaagaaatggGCAAACTTGGTCAGCCTATCCACTACAGAAAAGACTACATAAAAGCCATTTGAAAGAGGCAACCCCACAATGAAATCCATGGATATGTCTAACCATGGAGATTCAAGTATAAGCAGTGGTTGTAGAAGGCCAAGGTATTGCACAGTCTTACTTTTTCTCACCTGACAAACATCACACTCCTTCACCAATTTCCTGACATCCTTCCTCATACCCTCCCACCAGAAATCTCTTCTTGCCCTCTGCAATGTTTTGTGATACCCCACATGACCTTCTTGTGgattattgtgaatatattgcaAAATCTAGGACTGAATTGAAGAAGCTGGAATGACCACCAATTTACCTTTCCTCAACAACAACCCTTGCTAAATAGAAAAGTGTTTAGGCCCCTCTTCACCTTGCTGCATCTTAGTAACCAGGTCAGAGAACTTTGGAGATAAGGAATAGCTCCCTTTTAATTCCTTAATCCACAATGGAGTAGGAGAAGAAATCATTGCCATTACAGCCTGtttttcctcatttcttctCAAGAGAGCATCAGCCACCAAGTTCTCTTTGCCTTTCTTATAATCAACTGATAAGTCATAACCAATCAGCTTGGAGACCCACTTATGCTGTGACTCAGTACTAATTTTTTGTTCAACCAAAAACTTTAATATTTGTTGGTCAATTTTGGTCTTAAAGGGATGACCCAACAAGTAAAGTCTCCACCTCTGGACAATAGACACTAGAGCTAAGAGCTCTTTCTCATATGTAGACAACAACAAAGCTTTTCCCTTCAAAGCTTTACTATAAAAAGCAATGGGTTGAGAGTCTTGCATCAGCACTTCCCCAAGCCCCACACTagaagcatcacattcaatggTGAATGCTTTAGTAAAGTTAGGCAATCTCAACACAGGAGGATTGCTAACAGCTGCTTTTAACAACTCAAATGCAACAGCAGCCTTGTTAGTCCAACAAAATGAATTCTTTTTCAACAAATTTGTTAGAGGAGCTGCTATAGATCCGTAACCACGTATGAATTTCCTATAGTAACCTGTTAATCCTAAAAAACCCTTCAATGACTTCAAGGTTTTAGAAAAATGCCATTGAACCATAGCTGTTGTTTTTGCCTAATCAGTTTATATCCACTTCCTATAAATGATGTGGCCCAAATATTCTATCTCATGCACTCCAAACTTACATTTAGACATCTTTACATACAGAGTGTGCTGCCTTAAAATACTCAAAACAGTTTTAACATGCAACAAATATTCATTGACATCTCTATTATACACCAagatgttataaaaaaataccaacacaaaCCTTCTCAAAAAAGGTT encodes:
- the LOC121239749 gene encoding RING-H2 finger protein ATL57-like, with amino-acid sequence MKLHGRKLLLTQSLFSLQPITNTPTPPPRSPASGTLQSPSRTYTFMQSPVVLVVLPVILLALFLFGCISKYCMHQLPDNESHPRRREPGQEAATSSLSPGSDTNLRKGIDLKKIGALPVYSYGGNSDDKCYEITDCAICLSEFQQKEAVKTIPFCKHVFPPGCIDTWLSSHVTCPVCRSIQ